From Thermococcus sp., a single genomic window includes:
- a CDS encoding nickel-dependent hydrogenase large subunit yields MTERIEYWVKIPFGPIHPGLEEPEKFILTLDGEKIIDVDVKLGYNLRGIQWIALRRNYIQIMYLAERMCGICSFSHNHTYTRAVEEAGGIEVPERAEYIRVIIGELERIHSHLLNLGVLAHDIGYDTLLHLTWLAREKVMDTLEAVSGNRVNYSMVTIGGVRRDIDEKKRRVILDMIKYYKEVFPQMEEAFLHDPTIEARFRDTAVISKRVALEQGAVGPTGRGSGIRDDARWSERLGVYPDLGIKPVMPQDVTGERPRGDVFDRMAVRMGELWQSLELIEHALDGMPDGKIKAFPRDNILYAKLRLLIDGEGIGRYEAPRGELIHYVRGKKGSDRPLRWKPREPTFPNLFSVAKGVIGDQVADFVVAVASIDPCLSCTDRVAVVENGRKRVLTEKDLLKESIKKTREINPKVKGDPRPVGLGCPR; encoded by the coding sequence ATGACCGAGAGGATCGAGTACTGGGTCAAGATACCCTTCGGGCCGATTCATCCGGGTTTGGAGGAGCCCGAGAAGTTCATACTTACCTTAGACGGTGAGAAGATTATAGACGTTGACGTAAAGCTCGGCTACAATCTGCGCGGAATCCAGTGGATAGCCCTCAGGAGGAACTACATCCAGATAATGTACTTGGCGGAGAGGATGTGCGGCATCTGCTCCTTTTCCCACAACCACACCTACACAAGGGCCGTTGAAGAGGCTGGAGGCATTGAAGTCCCGGAGAGGGCCGAGTACATCCGCGTCATCATTGGCGAGCTTGAGAGGATTCACTCCCACCTCCTCAACCTCGGCGTTTTAGCCCACGACATAGGCTACGACACACTCCTCCACCTCACTTGGCTCGCCCGTGAGAAGGTCATGGACACGCTCGAAGCGGTCAGCGGGAACCGCGTAAACTACTCGATGGTAACGATAGGCGGTGTTAGGAGGGACATCGACGAGAAGAAGAGGAGGGTAATCCTCGACATGATTAAGTACTACAAGGAGGTCTTCCCGCAGATGGAGGAAGCCTTCCTCCACGATCCGACGATAGAGGCCCGTTTCAGAGATACGGCGGTGATAAGCAAGAGAGTAGCCCTTGAGCAGGGAGCAGTTGGCCCCACCGGAAGGGGAAGCGGAATAAGGGACGATGCCCGCTGGAGCGAGAGGCTTGGAGTCTACCCTGACCTCGGGATAAAGCCGGTAATGCCCCAGGACGTTACGGGGGAGAGGCCAAGGGGAGACGTATTCGACAGGATGGCGGTCAGGATGGGCGAGCTGTGGCAGAGCCTTGAGCTTATTGAGCACGCCCTCGATGGAATGCCGGACGGGAAAATCAAGGCTTTCCCGAGGGACAACATCCTCTACGCGAAGCTAAGGCTCCTCATAGACGGCGAGGGCATCGGCAGGTACGAGGCGCCAAGGGGAGAGCTCATCCACTACGTCCGCGGAAAGAAAGGCTCAGACAGGCCACTCCGTTGGAAGCCTAGAGAGCCAACGTTTCCAAACCTATTCTCCGTGGCGAAGGGAGTGATAGGCGACCAAGTTGCTGACTTCGTCGTTGCCGTTGCCTCGATAGACCCGTGCCTGAGCTGTACGGACAGGGTTGCCGTCGTTGAAAACGGCAGGAAGAGGGTCCTGACCGAGAAAGACCTCCTCAAGGAAT
- a CDS encoding NADH-quinone oxidoreductase subunit C, with protein MNDNPVTEANEVKEPTKVEKVAETIAERFPEAQIGVKANKWGRQRVWVRIPRERYGKLMKFIKELDGEAHYSIGIEQDWGDELGFLSHLVIYYDDAPAVSLIVDVHAPKDDPVIQDVSDVFPIALQFEREGMEMVGIDFEDAPDKRRLFLPDDFPEGIYPLRLDDKGVPEEMVHNAGHPYYLKGGGKK; from the coding sequence ATGAATGATAATCCCGTTACCGAGGCAAACGAAGTCAAAGAACCCACCAAGGTCGAGAAGGTCGCTGAGACAATAGCGGAGCGCTTCCCTGAGGCCCAGATTGGAGTAAAGGCCAACAAGTGGGGAAGGCAGAGGGTCTGGGTGAGGATCCCAAGGGAGAGGTATGGGAAGCTGATGAAGTTCATAAAAGAGCTTGATGGAGAAGCCCACTACTCGATAGGCATAGAGCAGGACTGGGGGGACGAGCTGGGCTTCCTCAGCCATCTCGTGATTTACTATGATGACGCTCCGGCTGTTTCGCTGATCGTAGACGTCCACGCGCCGAAGGACGACCCGGTTATTCAGGACGTCAGCGATGTCTTCCCGATAGCGCTCCAGTTCGAGAGGGAAGGCATGGAGATGGTGGGAATAGACTTCGAGGATGCACCGGACAAAAGGAGGCTCTTTTTACCGGACGACTTCCCGGAGGGAATCTACCCACTCCGCCTAGACGACAAAGGCGTCCCGGAGGAGATGGTTCACAACGCAGGACATCCCTATTACCTAAAAGGAGGTGGCAAGAAATGA
- a CDS encoding NADH-quinone oxidoreductase subunit B family protein → MSIKVPSEERRENLSERERLERRVTGLCRYIGRSPWVFHVNTGSCNGCDIEIIAALTPRYDAERFGVKLVGSPRHADILLVTGPVTSQSLERVKLIYEQTPEPKIVIAVGACPTGGSVFYESPFTNAPLSNVIPVDVYVPGCPPRPEAILQGVVLALEKLIEKLKGGSEK, encoded by the coding sequence ATGAGCATCAAGGTTCCATCCGAAGAAAGAAGGGAGAACCTGAGCGAGCGCGAGAGGCTTGAGAGAAGAGTCACCGGGCTGTGCCGTTACATAGGTAGGTCTCCATGGGTCTTCCACGTCAACACCGGCTCGTGCAACGGTTGTGACATAGAGATTATAGCGGCACTGACACCGAGGTACGATGCGGAGCGGTTTGGTGTGAAACTCGTTGGCAGTCCGAGGCACGCGGACATACTCCTCGTCACCGGACCGGTAACCAGCCAGAGCCTTGAGAGGGTTAAACTGATCTACGAACAGACCCCAGAGCCAAAGATAGTGATAGCGGTCGGGGCATGCCCGACGGGCGGGAGTGTCTTCTACGAGAGTCCTTTCACCAACGCACCGCTGAGCAACGTCATCCCAGTGGACGTTTACGTCCCTGGCTGTCCACCGAGGCCCGAAGCGATACTCCAAGGGGTTGTTTTAGCATTGGAGAAGCTGATCGAGAAGTTAAAGGGGGGTTCCGAGAAATGA
- a CDS encoding hydrogenase: MFGYWDALYFVLVFIVGLILAYLLELWARRSGMGTREIGDGTKIFLSGEDPEKVIPGFEHFEGHYTGRNIMWGLTYALKRFFTVLRREHTGLLTDYVSYLVITTAFVLGVLLIWG; the protein is encoded by the coding sequence ATGTTCGGCTACTGGGATGCCCTCTATTTCGTCCTTGTTTTCATCGTCGGCCTGATCCTAGCTTATCTACTTGAACTGTGGGCGAGAAGAAGTGGAATGGGAACGAGGGAAATTGGAGATGGAACGAAGATATTCCTAAGTGGGGAGGATCCGGAGAAGGTGATTCCGGGCTTCGAGCACTTCGAAGGACACTACACCGGCAGGAACATCATGTGGGGTCTAACCTACGCCCTCAAGCGCTTCTTCACTGTCCTAAGGAGAGAACACACAGGACTGCTGACCGACTACGTGAGCTACCTCGTGATAACGACGGCCTTCGTGCTTGGTGTTTTGTTAATCTGGGGGTGA
- a CDS encoding proton-conducting transporter membrane subunit, whose amino-acid sequence MNGEMLSYLIIVPLFGAFSMPIVSLAGRRARGAWALLISGTTLAVGSALFYSVWKSGGVFLYTLGAKSPLGQGVNFPIRIVWEVDLFGAIMVLMVTLVSFLAVLYSLSYMKHDTGLDKYYTLIIILELGMLGIAITGDLFNFYVFLEIMSIASYALVAFRNDTWEGIEAGIKYMFVGSIASSLILLGIALLYGEYGTLTMGYLAVKLTQNPTVVGKVALALFIAGLLFKSGASPVHMWLADAHPAAPSSISAMLSGLVIKIGGIYALTRILFSIYENSVNMKAVGWIIIIFACITLIVGNTMAVIQTDMKRLLAYSSVGQIGYILLGLGIGLAAYGSQTGEIALAGAIYHTFNHALMKALLFLIAGAVIHQLGTRNLNELSGLAKTMPKTTFTFLIGAAAIIGMPPLNGFASKWLIYESSAVFNPLLGAIAIIGTAFCTAAYIRVLYTFFGRPSERAMEAKDPEGTMLWPIIILTVAIIVMGLFPWQISDKVMIPAAKALENQMAYVSALLGGA is encoded by the coding sequence ATGAACGGCGAGATGCTCTCCTACCTCATAATCGTCCCGCTCTTCGGAGCGTTTTCGATGCCTATAGTCAGCTTGGCCGGGAGGAGAGCAAGGGGAGCGTGGGCCCTCCTAATTTCAGGCACAACTCTAGCGGTGGGCTCCGCACTCTTCTACAGCGTCTGGAAGAGCGGGGGGGTATTCCTCTACACACTCGGGGCAAAGAGTCCGCTCGGCCAAGGCGTTAACTTCCCAATAAGAATCGTCTGGGAGGTTGACCTATTCGGAGCAATAATGGTGCTGATGGTCACGCTTGTGAGCTTCCTTGCGGTTCTATACTCCCTCAGCTACATGAAGCACGATACAGGCTTGGACAAGTACTACACACTCATAATAATCCTCGAGCTCGGAATGCTGGGTATAGCGATAACGGGGGACCTCTTCAACTTCTATGTATTCCTTGAGATAATGAGCATTGCCAGCTACGCCCTCGTCGCTTTCAGGAACGACACATGGGAGGGCATCGAGGCGGGCATAAAGTACATGTTCGTCGGCTCGATAGCAAGCTCCCTGATCCTCCTGGGCATAGCGCTCCTCTACGGTGAATACGGAACACTGACCATGGGTTACCTCGCGGTCAAGCTCACCCAGAACCCAACCGTTGTCGGAAAGGTCGCGCTGGCGCTCTTCATAGCTGGACTGCTCTTCAAGAGCGGTGCCTCTCCGGTCCACATGTGGCTTGCCGATGCCCACCCAGCGGCTCCAAGCTCGATAAGTGCCATGCTTTCCGGGTTAGTCATCAAGATAGGCGGAATCTACGCTTTAACGAGAATACTCTTCAGCATCTACGAAAACAGCGTGAACATGAAGGCCGTGGGATGGATCATCATAATCTTCGCCTGCATAACCCTCATAGTTGGAAACACTATGGCGGTAATACAGACGGACATGAAGAGGCTCCTGGCTTATTCCTCGGTCGGGCAGATAGGATACATCCTCCTGGGTCTTGGAATAGGCCTAGCAGCTTACGGGAGCCAGACAGGTGAGATAGCCCTAGCTGGGGCTATATACCACACATTTAACCACGCACTCATGAAAGCGCTCCTCTTCCTCATAGCCGGCGCGGTAATTCACCAGCTCGGAACGAGGAATTTGAACGAGTTGAGCGGTTTGGCAAAGACCATGCCCAAGACGACATTCACCTTCCTCATTGGAGCGGCCGCGATAATAGGAATGCCCCCACTGAATGGCTTCGCGAGCAAGTGGCTCATCTACGAGAGCTCAGCAGTCTTTAACCCCCTACTCGGTGCGATAGCCATAATCGGAACGGCCTTCTGTACGGCGGCATACATCAGGGTGCTTTACACCTTCTTCGGGAGGCCGAGCGAGAGGGCCATGGAGGCGAAAGACCCCGAAGGAACAATGCTCTGGCCGATTATAATCCTCACCGTTGCGATAATAGTCATGGGACTCTTCCCATGGCAGATAAGCGACAAGGTCATGATCCCAGCTGCGAAAGCCCTCGAGAACCAGATGGCCTACGTGAGCGCTCTCCTAGGGGGTGCGTGA
- a CDS encoding NADH-quinone oxidoreductase subunit K translates to MIQFQFITAFLLVVLGIYAFLAKRNLLKLVLALDIIDSGIHLLLISLGYRIELNEIPTAPIYTGYETLKSPMVGPLPQALVLTSIVIGVCVLALAVALTINAYRHYGTLDVRALRRLRG, encoded by the coding sequence ATGATCCAGTTCCAGTTCATTACCGCATTCCTACTGGTAGTCCTCGGAATCTACGCCTTCCTGGCAAAGAGAAACCTGCTTAAGCTGGTTTTAGCCCTCGACATAATCGATTCAGGTATTCATCTGCTCCTCATAAGTCTCGGCTACCGCATAGAGCTGAACGAAATCCCGACTGCGCCGATTTACACCGGTTACGAAACGCTCAAGAGCCCGATGGTCGGGCCTCTGCCCCAGGCCCTCGTCCTGACGAGCATAGTCATCGGCGTCTGTGTGCTCGCCCTCGCGGTTGCGCTCACGATAAACGCCTATCGCCACTACGGAACCCTTGACGTGAGAGCTCTAAGGAGGTTGAGGGGATGA
- a CDS encoding Na(+)/H(+) antiporter subunit B: protein MTCRPKCGSDMGLIVKTSARAIIPLIGIFGAYIVMHGHLTPGGGFQGGATIAGAGILFLVAFGLDEMERNYNKSLYSALEGIGGLAFLGVAMLGMGTAFFYNTLWHSGPFFNGKPGTLLSAGFLPIMNLAVGLKVFTGLVSALTAIAMYRRWKS, encoded by the coding sequence ATGACCTGCAGGCCGAAGTGCGGTAGCGATATGGGGCTCATCGTCAAGACCTCCGCTAGGGCCATAATCCCTCTCATAGGCATCTTCGGAGCCTACATCGTGATGCACGGTCACCTAACACCTGGAGGTGGCTTTCAGGGAGGGGCAACTATAGCCGGCGCGGGAATACTCTTTCTGGTGGCGTTCGGCCTCGACGAGATGGAGAGGAACTACAACAAGAGCCTTTACTCGGCCCTTGAGGGAATAGGAGGCTTGGCCTTTCTCGGAGTCGCAATGCTCGGAATGGGCACCGCGTTCTTCTACAACACGCTCTGGCACAGCGGGCCGTTCTTCAACGGAAAGCCGGGAACGCTCCTTTCGGCTGGATTCCTGCCAATAATGAACCTAGCCGTTGGCCTGAAGGTTTTCACGGGACTCGTTAGCGCCCTCACTGCGATAGCGATGTACCGGAGGTGGAAGTCATGA
- the mbhE gene encoding hydrogen gas-evolving membrane-bound hydrogenase subunit E — MKRTLAYLSLLFILGVFLYIANPNYGLVFGPGGKEWLSLRYTDNYYITHGLKEVGGMNIVTDIVFDYRGYDTIGEATVLFTAIAGAVALLRPWRRDES, encoded by the coding sequence GTGAAGAGAACGCTCGCTTACCTCTCACTGCTGTTCATCCTCGGTGTGTTCCTCTACATAGCGAACCCCAACTACGGTCTGGTTTTCGGACCCGGAGGCAAGGAGTGGCTCTCGTTAAGATACACTGACAACTACTACATCACCCACGGCCTTAAAGAAGTCGGTGGTATGAACATAGTCACAGACATCGTGTTCGACTACCGTGGCTACGATACGATTGGAGAGGCCACCGTCCTGTTCACGGCCATAGCGGGAGCGGTTGCCCTTCTGAGACCCTGGAGGAGGGATGAGTCATGA
- a CDS encoding hydrogenase subunit MbhD domain-containing protein, which translates to MNALTIDMAIQAIILISVLITAYLTIRFKDLLAAALMSAAMSLLLSLEFYMLHAPDVAIAEAAVGAGVVTAVVVYGIAKTDRWEVEP; encoded by the coding sequence ATGAACGCCCTAACGATTGACATGGCGATTCAGGCAATTATCCTAATCAGCGTCCTCATAACCGCATACCTAACGATTCGTTTCAAGGATTTACTTGCGGCTGCACTGATGTCGGCAGCGATGAGCCTGCTCCTCAGCCTTGAGTTCTACATGCTCCACGCTCCGGATGTTGCAATAGCGGAAGCTGCCGTCGGTGCCGGAGTCGTTACCGCGGTTGTGGTTTACGGCATAGCAAAGACGGATAGATGGGAGGTGGAACCGTGA
- the mnhG gene encoding monovalent cation/H(+) antiporter subunit G, whose product MSWVTYLIYAFLSIAITFNLLGSIALHRFPDVYTRLHGATKCTTFGTIFAVLAVVAHALYRLHVTGDPKYLGMALHSLVALVALLLTNPVGAHAIAKAAHLSGYKPAKAVVDAYEEKLGGEKNERPND is encoded by the coding sequence ATGAGCTGGGTTACCTACCTGATTTACGCCTTCCTGTCAATAGCGATCACCTTCAACCTCCTCGGGAGCATAGCCCTTCACCGCTTCCCCGATGTCTACACGAGGCTTCACGGTGCAACCAAGTGCACGACCTTCGGGACGATATTTGCGGTTTTAGCAGTCGTTGCCCATGCCCTTTACAGACTCCACGTCACCGGTGATCCTAAATACCTCGGGATGGCCCTCCACAGCCTCGTTGCACTGGTGGCGCTTCTCCTCACGAACCCGGTTGGTGCACATGCGATAGCCAAAGCGGCTCATCTGAGCGGCTACAAGCCGGCTAAAGCCGTCGTTGACGCCTATGAGGAAAAGCTCGGGGGTGAGAAGAATGAACGCCCTAACGATTGA
- a CDS encoding cation:proton antiporter: MIDPVFFYATLLISIALFLTILRIMLGPSVPDRVVGVDTLNTLVVAIMILLGAAYDRTIYIDIAIVYALLSYIGTLVIARYLQGGLR, from the coding sequence ATGATTGACCCTGTGTTCTTCTACGCCACCCTGCTGATCTCGATAGCATTGTTTCTAACGATACTTAGGATCATGCTCGGGCCGAGCGTTCCGGACAGGGTCGTCGGGGTTGATACACTCAACACGCTGGTAGTAGCCATAATGATCCTCCTCGGTGCTGCCTACGACAGGACGATCTACATCGACATAGCCATCGTTTACGCACTCCTCAGCTACATCGGGACGCTGGTAATCGCGAGATACCTACAGGGGGGATTAAGATGA
- a CDS encoding monovalent cation/H+ antiporter subunit E — protein MKFITSFAWSYLLWLVLTAGTNGLLWSTQELIAGLIFAGIVAYTTKDIIGEKSTRFLNPVKWLEWIAYVPVIFWGMTKANLHVAWLVITGRIKPGIVKVPVELENDAQYTILSNSITLTPGTLTIDACPEEKALYIHWIDIPDGMERPESSEPVAGSFEKWARRLGR, from the coding sequence TTGAAGTTCATCACTTCATTTGCCTGGAGCTACCTGCTGTGGCTCGTCCTAACCGCTGGAACGAACGGCCTACTCTGGAGCACGCAGGAGTTGATAGCGGGACTGATATTTGCAGGGATAGTTGCATACACTACAAAAGACATAATCGGCGAGAAATCCACTCGCTTCCTGAACCCTGTGAAGTGGCTCGAGTGGATTGCCTACGTCCCGGTTATCTTCTGGGGAATGACAAAGGCGAATCTTCACGTTGCATGGCTCGTCATAACCGGAAGGATAAAGCCCGGTATTGTCAAAGTTCCAGTCGAGCTTGAAAACGATGCCCAGTACACGATTCTGAGCAATTCAATAACCCTTACTCCTGGAACGCTGACGATAGATGCCTGCCCGGAGGAGAAGGCCCTATACATCCACTGGATTGACATTCCCGATGGCATGGAGAGGCCGGAAAGTTCTGAGCCCGTTGCGGGGTCCTTTGAAAAGTGGGCTAGGAGGTTGGGAAGATGA
- the hydB gene encoding NADPH-dependent hydrogenase/sulfhydrogenase 1 subunit beta yields MRYVKLPGENTHAFLERLKEWGKLYAPVKISEKFYDFREVDDVRKVEFHYNRTIMPPKKFFFKPREKLFEFDLSKPEYRETVEEVELFVLFGVHACDIFGLKILDTVYLDELPDKYYKVRREKGIIIGISCMPDEYCFCNLRETDFADDGFDLFLHELPDGWLVRVGTPTGHRIVDKNIKLFEEVTTGDICAFREFEKKRSEAFRYHEDWSDLRYLLELEMEHPMWGEESEKCLACGNCNLVCPTCRCYEVQDIVNLDGDTGYRERRWDSCQLRSHGLVAGNHNFRPTKKSRFMNRYLCKNSYNEKLGVSYCVGCGRCTYFCPAGISFVRNLRTIMGLEEKTCPSEISEEIPKKGFAYATEIRGEDL; encoded by the coding sequence TTGCGCTACGTTAAGCTCCCTGGGGAGAACACGCACGCTTTCCTTGAAAGGCTCAAGGAGTGGGGCAAGCTCTACGCCCCCGTCAAAATCTCGGAGAAATTCTACGACTTCAGGGAGGTTGACGACGTTAGAAAGGTGGAATTTCACTACAACAGAACGATAATGCCACCAAAGAAGTTCTTCTTCAAGCCGAGGGAGAAGCTCTTCGAGTTTGACCTGAGCAAGCCCGAATACCGGGAGACAGTTGAGGAGGTGGAACTTTTCGTGCTCTTCGGCGTTCACGCCTGCGACATCTTCGGTCTCAAGATACTCGACACCGTTTACCTCGACGAGCTCCCCGACAAGTACTACAAGGTTCGCCGTGAAAAGGGCATTATCATAGGCATAAGCTGCATGCCCGACGAGTACTGCTTCTGCAACCTTAGGGAGACTGACTTTGCCGATGACGGCTTTGATCTGTTCCTCCACGAGCTCCCCGACGGATGGCTCGTCCGCGTTGGAACCCCCACCGGCCATAGGATAGTTGACAAGAACATCAAGCTCTTCGAGGAGGTAACAACCGGAGATATCTGCGCCTTCCGCGAGTTTGAGAAGAAGAGGAGCGAGGCCTTCAGGTACCACGAGGATTGGAGCGACCTGCGATATTTGCTTGAGCTTGAGATGGAGCACCCAATGTGGGGGGAGGAGAGCGAGAAGTGCCTCGCCTGCGGCAACTGCAACTTGGTCTGCCCGACGTGCCGCTGTTACGAAGTGCAGGACATCGTCAACCTCGACGGGGACACCGGCTACCGCGAGAGGCGCTGGGACTCCTGCCAGCTCCGGAGCCACGGCCTCGTTGCGGGCAACCACAACTTCAGGCCCACAAAGAAAAGCCGTTTCATGAACCGCTACCTCTGCAAAAACTCCTACAACGAGAAGCTTGGGGTAAGCTACTGCGTCGGCTGCGGAAGGTGCACCTACTTCTGCCCGGCTGGCATAAGCTTCGTCAGGAACCTGCGCACGATAATGGGGCTTGAGGAGAAGACCTGTCCGTCCGAGATCAGTGAGGAGATACCGAAGAAAGGGTTCGCCTACGCGACCGAGATAAGGGGGGAGGACCTATGA
- a CDS encoding hydrogenase subunit gamma translates to MSETIKLPEEIMMPEENPYALHGVKVLKVYQLTETEKLFLFRFEDPELAENWTFRPGQFVQLTIPGVGEVPISICSSAMRKGFFELCIRKAGRVTTVVHRLKPGDTVLVRGPYGNGFPVNDWEGMDLLLIAAGLGTAPLRSVFLYAIDNRWKYGNITFINTARYGKDLLFYRELEAMKDMAEAENVRIIQSVTRDPGWPGRHGRPQKFIAEANTDPKKTAVAICGPPRMYKSVFESLINYGYRPENIFVTLERKMKCGIGKCGHCVVGTSTSMKYVCKDGPVFGYFDIVSTPGLLD, encoded by the coding sequence ATGAGCGAGACCATCAAACTTCCAGAGGAGATAATGATGCCCGAAGAGAACCCCTACGCGCTTCACGGGGTCAAGGTGCTTAAAGTCTACCAACTCACCGAGACGGAGAAGCTCTTCCTGTTCCGCTTTGAAGACCCCGAGCTGGCTGAAAACTGGACTTTCAGGCCGGGGCAGTTCGTTCAGCTCACTATCCCTGGTGTGGGGGAGGTGCCGATAAGTATATGCTCTTCCGCAATGAGGAAGGGGTTCTTCGAGCTGTGCATCAGGAAAGCCGGAAGGGTAACCACCGTCGTCCACAGGCTGAAGCCCGGAGACACCGTCCTCGTCCGTGGTCCCTATGGAAACGGCTTCCCAGTCAACGATTGGGAAGGTATGGATCTGCTCCTCATAGCCGCCGGTTTGGGAACCGCTCCGCTCAGGAGTGTCTTCCTCTACGCCATAGACAATCGCTGGAAGTACGGGAACATAACCTTCATCAACACCGCCCGCTATGGAAAAGACCTGCTCTTCTACAGGGAGCTTGAGGCGATGAAGGACATGGCCGAGGCAGAGAACGTCAGGATAATCCAGAGCGTCACACGCGACCCCGGCTGGCCTGGAAGGCATGGAAGGCCCCAGAAGTTCATAGCTGAGGCTAACACGGACCCAAAGAAGACGGCAGTCGCGATATGCGGCCCGCCGAGGATGTACAAGTCCGTCTTCGAGTCGCTCATCAACTACGGTTACAGGCCCGAGAACATCTTCGTGACGCTGGAGAGAAAGATGAAGTGCGGAATTGGCAAGTGCGGCCACTGCGTGGTTGGAACGAGCACGTCAATGAAGTACGTCTGCAAGGACGGGCCCGTCTTCGGGTACTTCGACATAGTATCAACGCCGGGACTCTTGGACTGA
- the hydD gene encoding NADPH-dependent hydrogenase/sulfhydrogenase 1 subunit delta has protein sequence MGQNKRIKVGFYALTSCYGCQLQFAMMDELLNALGRLEVKCWYMLDRNSVEDEPVDIALIEGSVSTEEGVELVKKIRKNAKIVVAVGACAVQGGVQSWTDKPLDELWKTVYGDAKVKFQPKMAEPVSKYIKVDYNIYGCPPEKRDFIYALGTLLIGSWPEDIDYPVCVECRLRGYPCVLIEKSEPCLGPLTRAGCDARCPAHGIPCIGCRGAIGYDVAWFDSLARVFKERGLTREEIIERMKIFNAHNPKIEGMVDKIFEVVKE, from the coding sequence ATGGGTCAGAACAAAAGGATCAAAGTTGGGTTTTACGCCCTCACCTCATGCTACGGCTGTCAGCTCCAGTTTGCGATGATGGACGAGCTCTTGAACGCCCTGGGACGCCTCGAGGTGAAGTGCTGGTACATGCTCGATAGGAATAGCGTCGAGGACGAGCCCGTTGATATAGCCCTCATCGAGGGGAGCGTTTCAACTGAGGAAGGGGTTGAGCTCGTTAAGAAAATCCGCAAGAACGCGAAGATAGTGGTTGCCGTCGGTGCCTGTGCCGTTCAGGGCGGTGTTCAGAGCTGGACAGATAAGCCCCTTGACGAGCTCTGGAAGACCGTCTATGGCGATGCTAAAGTGAAGTTCCAGCCCAAGATGGCCGAACCAGTCTCGAAGTATATCAAAGTAGACTACAACATTTACGGCTGTCCGCCTGAAAAGCGCGACTTCATCTACGCCCTCGGCACCCTCCTTATAGGTTCATGGCCGGAGGACATCGACTACCCGGTCTGCGTCGAGTGCAGATTGAGGGGCTACCCCTGCGTGCTCATAGAGAAAAGTGAGCCATGTCTCGGCCCGCTCACGAGGGCAGGTTGCGACGCCCGCTGTCCCGCCCATGGGATACCGTGTATCGGTTGCCGCGGCGCGATAGGCTACGATGTGGCGTGGTTCGACTCATTGGCAAGAGTTTTCAAGGAGAGGGGGCTCACCAGGGAGGAGATCATCGAGCGCATGAAGATCTTCAACGCCCACAACCCGAAGATTGAAGGGATGGTTGACAAGATATTCGAGGTGGTGAAAGAATGA